A segment of the Gemmatimonadota bacterium genome:
CACACCAAAGAGATAGCCAAGAGGCGCAGGCGCGACAAATGCCTATACGGCAACGTGCTCGACGAACGCTCGCGCAATATGCAACGGGGTGAGACCCTTGGCATTCCGATAGGACCCGCGACATCCTACATTCTCTCCGAATTGCTGCTCAATCCTGTCGATGCCGCGCTACGAGACGAATATACCTTCATGCGATTCATTGACGACTACAGCTGCTACTGTGGCTCCAGGAAAGAAGCCGACGCCTTCATTGGGGCCCTGGAAGATCAATTAGCCGAGTATGGTCTCCAGCTCAACGCCAGCAAGACGAACATCACTCGCCTTCCGGCCACAACGGCCGACCCGTGGATAATCCAGTTGCGCACGCTACTGGATGGCTTCAACCTCTCCCAGTCCTCTACCTTAGGGACCCTTTTTGATCTCGCCATCAATCTGCAGGCCAAGTGGCCGAAAGGAAACGTGGTGAAGTACGCTGCCCGCGCGCTTGCTCGCCATTCTACGACGGATGATCTGCGGCACCGATGTGCACGACACATCTTGGAGATCGCCTTTCACTACCCGTCGGTCATGCCCATTTTGGCCCGCCTCGTTCAAGACGACTCCTCCGTAGTGCGAGCCGATGAACTCGAACGACTGCTGGAAAAACAGTCGGAACAACGGGCACCTACTGATGCCATGTGCTGGACACTGTTCGCTTGGCGGAAGCAAACATCCGGTACCGCGACATTACCGTCTGACTTGGTAAACGCGGTTATAGGGACAGATGACTGCATGGCCATCGCTTCGCTCTGGGCAATAGACCAAGGCGAGGTAGATGTTATCGATTTCGTAAGGACAAAGCTCGCAGGTAGCACGGACGAGAAGTACGATCGCTTCTGGCTATTGGTCCACGAAGTTGGCGACAAAGCCCCGGAGACGAAATCGTATCGGGAAAGGACTGGCCTACAGCTGCTGGCCGACATAGGGGTGTCGTTCATTGATCGCGCCGCATTCACGGGGAAGGACGACGACGAGCCCATATGAAGACGGCTTGTTCATGAGACAGTCGTGAGATGGTCGCGC
Coding sequences within it:
- a CDS encoding RNA-directed DNA polymerase; amino-acid sequence: MTRIGENEESQIVPKISGDNDLVSMGRYEAEETESHMSILRYSAQRRRATTKRLDRAIGKRYLARADIAVFFPSVYTHAIPWAIHTKEIAKRRRRDKCLYGNVLDERSRNMQRGETLGIPIGPATSYILSELLLNPVDAALRDEYTFMRFIDDYSCYCGSRKEADAFIGALEDQLAEYGLQLNASKTNITRLPATTADPWIIQLRTLLDGFNLSQSSTLGTLFDLAINLQAKWPKGNVVKYAARALARHSTTDDLRHRCARHILEIAFHYPSVMPILARLVQDDSSVVRADELERLLEKQSEQRAPTDAMCWTLFAWRKQTSGTATLPSDLVNAVIGTDDCMAIASLWAIDQGEVDVIDFVRTKLAGSTDEKYDRFWLLVHEVGDKAPETKSYRERTGLQLLADIGVSFIDRAAFTGKDDDEPI